The Nocardioides panzhihuensis genome has a segment encoding these proteins:
- a CDS encoding TetR/AcrR family transcriptional regulator, whose protein sequence is MSDNTIVRRSSYGPSSPEVGRRGADTRRKIVDVSLRLFAEQGFFNTSVDAIAKGAGVSRATLYQYFPGKDEIFVELLNECGAALIRVARRIGQLGPTEIGLDNLHWWLGEWSWVFEKYRTMFVQWAVVASVDTEVGPEVMGFITKYNKRLAERLEDAEVDGIDPVTAATVVSALVHRLNLYIHTDRVYDADPDLLISNLSLFLQLLVFPQSSDTVLGSLAHRIVGSEPIESPPAPKTAGISVEERTEALSKRAAATVRSLVDAGAAQFTSKGYFRTSVDDIVADAGFARGTFYKYFSEKQDLLLAVTVESAGRALELADRMRGLDLGADDDTELRTWLSDFMAYLGKYSGSIDVWTEQTTDDELIAAIGAHAQASMDLALEAALTSAQRTYPFDPVAGALILRALITRLPEALREMAPDATDDQIIELLVACIRRGFFSHTI, encoded by the coding sequence ATGTCAGATAACACGATCGTCCGCCGGTCCAGCTATGGCCCGTCCAGCCCCGAGGTGGGCCGACGCGGTGCTGACACACGCCGAAAGATCGTCGATGTCTCGTTGCGCCTCTTCGCGGAACAGGGGTTCTTCAACACCTCGGTCGACGCGATCGCCAAGGGTGCCGGTGTCTCGCGTGCGACGCTCTACCAGTACTTCCCGGGCAAGGACGAGATCTTCGTCGAGCTCCTCAACGAGTGCGGCGCCGCGTTGATCCGCGTCGCCCGCCGGATCGGCCAGCTCGGCCCGACCGAGATCGGTCTCGACAACCTGCACTGGTGGCTCGGCGAGTGGAGCTGGGTCTTCGAGAAGTACCGGACGATGTTCGTGCAGTGGGCGGTGGTGGCCTCCGTCGACACCGAGGTCGGTCCCGAAGTCATGGGCTTCATCACCAAGTACAACAAGCGACTCGCAGAGCGACTCGAGGACGCCGAGGTCGACGGCATCGATCCGGTGACCGCCGCAACTGTCGTGAGCGCTCTGGTCCACCGACTCAATCTCTACATCCACACCGATCGGGTCTATGACGCCGATCCCGATCTCCTGATCTCGAACCTATCGCTGTTCCTCCAGCTGCTGGTCTTCCCACAGTCGTCTGACACGGTCCTCGGGAGTCTGGCCCATCGCATCGTCGGGTCGGAGCCCATCGAGTCCCCTCCCGCGCCCAAGACCGCTGGGATCTCCGTCGAGGAGCGCACCGAAGCACTGAGCAAGCGCGCAGCGGCGACCGTACGCAGCCTTGTCGACGCAGGTGCGGCGCAGTTCACGAGCAAGGGGTACTTCCGCACGAGCGTGGACGACATCGTCGCCGACGCCGGATTCGCCCGCGGCACGTTCTACAAGTACTTCAGCGAGAAGCAGGACCTGTTGCTCGCCGTGACCGTCGAATCCGCCGGCCGAGCGCTCGAGCTGGCGGACCGCATGCGCGGCCTCGACCTCGGCGCAGACGATGACACCGAGCTTCGCACGTGGTTGAGCGACTTCATGGCCTACCTGGGCAAGTACAGCGGCTCCATCGACGTCTGGACCGAGCAGACCACCGACGACGAGCTGATCGCGGCTATCGGCGCACACGCCCAGGCTTCGATGGATCTTGCCCTCGAAGCCGCGCTGACCTCGGCACAGCGGACCTATCCGTTCGATCCGGTGGCCGGCGCGCTGATCCTGCGCGCACTGATCACCCGGCTGCCTGAGGCACTCCGGGAGATGGCGCCCGACGCCACCGACGACCAGATCATCGAACTGCTGGTCGCGTGCATCAGACGCGGCTTCTTCAGCCACACGATCTGA
- a CDS encoding SDR family NAD(P)-dependent oxidoreductase, giving the protein MDISQASAIVTGGAGGLGEATVRKLASLGTAVVIADLNDEAGKSLAAEVGGNVTYVRTDVLDEASVNEALAAAADLAPLRVVVNAHGGGAGASRVVGRDGSPAPMDQFQWYINLFLNGTFNVLRLGAAAMAKNEPDEGGCRGVVVNTASIAAFEGQIGQTAYSAAKGGVVGLTVPAARDLSKLGIRVMAIAPGTFFTPAFKMERDEAEKFWGSAVPFPNRMGSPSEYAALVAHIAENDYLNGEVIRIDGALRFQPK; this is encoded by the coding sequence ATGGACATCAGTCAGGCATCGGCCATCGTCACTGGAGGCGCAGGTGGCCTGGGAGAGGCCACGGTGCGCAAGCTCGCCAGCCTCGGGACGGCGGTCGTGATCGCCGATCTCAACGATGAGGCCGGCAAGTCGCTCGCCGCCGAGGTCGGCGGCAACGTGACGTACGTCCGCACCGACGTGCTCGACGAGGCGAGCGTCAACGAGGCCCTGGCCGCGGCGGCCGATCTCGCCCCCTTGCGCGTCGTCGTCAATGCCCACGGCGGCGGAGCCGGCGCCTCACGCGTCGTCGGACGCGACGGCTCGCCCGCGCCGATGGACCAGTTCCAGTGGTACATCAACCTGTTCCTCAACGGCACCTTCAACGTGCTGCGCCTGGGCGCGGCCGCGATGGCCAAGAACGAGCCCGACGAGGGCGGCTGCCGCGGGGTCGTGGTGAACACCGCCAGCATCGCCGCCTTCGAGGGGCAGATCGGCCAGACCGCCTACTCCGCCGCCAAGGGCGGCGTCGTCGGCCTCACCGTCCCCGCGGCACGCGACCTGTCCAAGCTCGGCATCCGGGTGATGGCGATCGCGCCGGGCACGTTCTTCACGCCCGCCTTCAAGATGGAGCGCGACGAGGCCGAGAAGTTCTGGGGCTCCGCCGTGCCGTTCCCGAATCGGATGGGCAGCCCGTCGGAGTACGCCGCCCTGGTCGCGCACATCGCCGAGAACGACTACCTCAACGGCGAAGTCATCCGCATCGACGGAGCGCTGCGCTTCCAGCCCAAGTAG
- a CDS encoding CaiB/BaiF CoA-transferase family protein has translation MSTVSDLPLDGITVVSLEQAVAAPYASRQLADLGARVIKIERPGTGDFARGYDDTVHGESSYFVWLNRSKESLTLDLKTPQGMQILWELLTEADVLVQNLGPGASARMGLGAAALAESHPRLIVCDISGYGADGPWQDRKAYDLLVQAEAGLLSVTGSEDEVAKAGISVADIAAGSFAYSGILAALFTRATTGRVRPVSVSLFEALAEWMGSPAYYTRYGGTSPLRTGARHATIAPYGPFVAGDGEAVLLAVQNHREWVRLCEEVLERPDLVADPRFARNPDRVAHRDELEPIIAEGVTGFTSAELAARLEAAGIANARMNTMAELWAHPVLAERKRWREVATPGGPAEALVPPASLAGIEPRMDPVPAVGEHSEAILAALGRTPAEVEALRAAAII, from the coding sequence GTGAGCACCGTGTCGGACCTTCCCCTCGACGGCATCACCGTGGTCAGCCTGGAGCAGGCGGTGGCGGCGCCGTACGCCAGTCGGCAGCTCGCCGACCTGGGCGCCCGGGTGATCAAGATCGAGCGGCCCGGCACCGGCGACTTCGCGCGCGGCTACGACGACACGGTGCACGGTGAGTCCAGCTACTTCGTCTGGTTGAACCGCTCCAAGGAGTCGCTCACGCTCGACCTGAAGACTCCCCAGGGGATGCAGATCCTGTGGGAGCTGCTGACCGAGGCCGACGTCCTGGTGCAGAACCTCGGTCCCGGCGCCAGCGCCCGGATGGGCCTCGGCGCGGCCGCGCTCGCCGAGTCCCACCCGCGTCTGATCGTGTGCGACATCTCCGGCTACGGCGCCGACGGCCCGTGGCAGGACCGGAAGGCGTACGACCTCCTCGTGCAGGCCGAGGCCGGGCTGCTGTCGGTCACCGGCTCGGAGGACGAGGTCGCCAAGGCGGGGATCTCGGTGGCCGACATCGCCGCCGGCTCGTTCGCCTACTCCGGAATCCTGGCCGCGCTCTTCACCCGGGCGACCACCGGCCGGGTCCGCCCGGTCTCGGTCTCGCTGTTCGAGGCGCTTGCCGAGTGGATGGGCTCACCGGCCTACTACACCCGCTACGGCGGTACGAGTCCGCTGCGGACCGGCGCCCGGCACGCCACCATCGCGCCGTACGGTCCGTTCGTCGCCGGTGACGGTGAGGCCGTCCTGCTCGCCGTGCAGAACCACCGCGAGTGGGTACGACTGTGCGAGGAGGTGCTCGAACGGCCCGACCTGGTCGCCGACCCGCGCTTCGCTCGCAACCCCGACCGGGTCGCGCACCGCGACGAGCTGGAGCCGATCATCGCCGAAGGGGTCACCGGGTTCACCAGCGCCGAGCTCGCCGCCCGGCTGGAAGCCGCCGGCATCGCCAACGCTCGGATGAACACCATGGCCGAGCTCTGGGCGCACCCCGTGCTCGCCGAGCGGAAGCGCTGGCGTGAGGTGGCCACTCCGGGGGGACCCGCCGAGGCGCTGGTGCCGCCCGCGTCCCTGGCCGGGATCGAGCCGCGGATGGACCCGGTGCCTGCGGTCGGGGAGCACAGCGAGGCCATCTTGGCCGCCCTGGGTCGTACGCCGGCCGAGGTCGAGGCGCTCCGAGCCGCTGCGATCATCTGA
- a CDS encoding acyl-CoA dehydrogenase — protein sequence MALAITEDHEALAEVASSYLQRSEARAAARATLESPAALPESWKAVADLGWLGLHLDEAHGGSGYGLAELAVVLECFGHELAPGPFLPTVVCSAIIAASAEEDVRTDLLPGLADGSQVGAVGLVTGLSLSADGTLTGESRAVLGAPTADLVALVVGDDVVVLDVSAPGLEVSPDDALDSTRGIGTVTAGSVAVPRERVLIGAARRAVTAFRILASAEAVGSINACVEEATAYAKVREQFGRPIGTFQAVKHHLANMLVDAEQAVAAAWDAARSTDLDDAWFAAAVAAAHAARAQVQTARLNIQLHGGIGFTWEHDSHLYLRRAETVAALLRDGRDPLRDVVEGYRGGTAHGASFELPEESETYRAEAREAVARLQSLPESERRDFLVDSGYLVPHWRAPWGRGAGVVEQLVIEEEFTGVELPDTGISGWISLTISQEGTEDQQSRWIDDVLRGRSDWCQLFSEPDAGSDAAAVRTVGKRVEGGWLVTGQKVWTSTAASCQWGLATVRTDSSAGKHAGVTMMAIDMGHPGVEIRPLRELTGDALFNEVFFDDVFVPDADVVGGEGQGWKVARATLGNERVSIGGGSGSISFGPTQLLELLDEGPGLPAYAEHEVGAVLLEAYTLKLLNMRLASRALAGGRPGPEANITKLLKAEHSQRITNLGMVLAGTAAVTGRRPEVSDPYLFARCLTIAGGTSEIMRNTIAERLLGLPRDPLAR from the coding sequence ATGGCTTTGGCGATCACTGAGGATCACGAAGCGCTCGCCGAGGTGGCGAGCTCCTACCTGCAGCGCTCCGAGGCACGCGCCGCCGCGCGGGCCACGCTCGAGTCGCCGGCAGCTCTGCCCGAGTCTTGGAAGGCGGTCGCGGACCTGGGGTGGCTCGGCCTGCATCTCGACGAGGCCCATGGCGGGTCCGGCTATGGCCTGGCCGAGCTGGCCGTCGTCCTGGAGTGCTTCGGTCACGAGCTGGCACCCGGTCCGTTCCTGCCGACCGTCGTGTGCTCGGCGATCATCGCGGCCTCGGCCGAGGAGGACGTACGCACCGACCTCCTGCCCGGCCTCGCCGACGGTAGCCAGGTCGGGGCCGTCGGTCTCGTCACCGGGCTCAGCCTGAGCGCCGACGGCACCCTGACGGGCGAGAGTCGCGCCGTACTCGGCGCACCCACTGCGGACCTGGTGGCGCTCGTCGTCGGTGACGACGTCGTCGTGCTCGACGTGTCCGCGCCGGGCCTGGAGGTCAGTCCCGACGACGCCTTGGACAGCACGCGCGGCATCGGCACGGTGACCGCCGGGTCGGTCGCGGTGCCGCGCGAACGGGTTCTGATCGGCGCAGCCCGCCGTGCGGTGACCGCATTCCGGATCCTCGCCTCCGCCGAGGCCGTCGGCAGCATCAACGCCTGTGTCGAGGAGGCCACCGCCTATGCCAAGGTGCGCGAGCAGTTCGGCCGCCCGATCGGCACCTTCCAGGCGGTCAAGCACCACCTCGCCAACATGCTGGTCGACGCCGAGCAGGCCGTCGCAGCGGCCTGGGACGCGGCCCGCTCCACCGACCTGGACGACGCCTGGTTCGCAGCCGCGGTCGCCGCGGCGCACGCCGCCCGTGCCCAGGTGCAGACCGCGCGGCTGAACATCCAGCTTCACGGCGGCATCGGGTTCACCTGGGAGCACGACTCCCACCTCTACCTGCGTCGCGCCGAGACCGTCGCCGCGCTGCTGCGCGACGGCCGCGACCCGCTGCGCGACGTCGTCGAGGGCTACCGCGGGGGCACCGCCCATGGCGCCTCGTTCGAGCTTCCCGAGGAGTCCGAGACCTACCGCGCCGAGGCCCGGGAGGCGGTCGCCCGGCTACAGAGCCTGCCGGAGTCCGAGCGTCGTGACTTCCTCGTCGACAGCGGTTACCTGGTGCCGCACTGGCGCGCGCCGTGGGGACGCGGCGCTGGCGTGGTCGAGCAGCTCGTCATCGAGGAGGAGTTCACCGGCGTCGAGCTCCCCGACACCGGAATCTCGGGCTGGATCAGCCTGACCATCTCCCAGGAGGGCACCGAGGACCAGCAGTCGCGCTGGATCGACGACGTGCTTCGGGGACGCTCGGACTGGTGCCAGCTCTTCAGCGAGCCCGACGCCGGCTCGGACGCGGCCGCGGTGCGCACCGTCGGCAAGCGGGTCGAGGGTGGTTGGCTGGTCACCGGGCAGAAGGTCTGGACCAGCACCGCGGCATCGTGCCAGTGGGGCCTGGCCACGGTGCGTACCGACTCCAGCGCCGGCAAGCATGCCGGCGTCACGATGATGGCGATCGACATGGGCCACCCCGGTGTGGAGATCCGACCGCTGCGCGAGCTGACCGGCGACGCGCTCTTCAACGAGGTCTTCTTCGACGACGTCTTCGTGCCCGACGCCGACGTCGTCGGCGGGGAGGGGCAGGGCTGGAAGGTGGCCCGCGCCACCCTGGGCAACGAGCGCGTCTCCATCGGCGGCGGCAGCGGATCGATCTCCTTCGGGCCCACCCAGCTGCTCGAGCTGCTCGACGAGGGTCCCGGCCTGCCGGCGTACGCCGAGCACGAGGTCGGTGCGGTGCTGCTGGAGGCGTACACGCTGAAGCTGCTCAACATGCGCCTCGCGAGCCGGGCTCTGGCCGGTGGCCGTCCGGGGCCGGAGGCCAACATCACCAAGCTGCTCAAGGCCGAGCACTCCCAGCGGATCACCAACCTCGGCATGGTGCTCGCCGGCACCGCGGCGGTCACCGGGCGCCGGCCGGAGGTGAGCGACCCTTACCTGTTCGCGCGCTGTTTGACCATCGCCGGCGGCACGTCGGAGATCATGCGCAACACGATCGCGGAGCGGCTGCTCGGCCTGCCGCGCGATCCGCTGGCGCGGTGA
- a CDS encoding aldolase/citrate lyase family protein produces MSATSHLYVPGSKPERFHKAEQAVGSGAVIFDLEDAVAPRDKAAARQYVAEHLSRPRPSGPAAPLAWVRLNADERLEADLEAVVGAGLSGVIPAKTCSREELDRLDELLTAAEAERGLARGRTAVAPLIESGLGLANAVDIAHGPRVTTLHLGEIDLAADLGLEPGPDETELLFARSQVVVACSAAGITSPVAPVSANFRDLAGFTASTRALRRLGFFGRACIHPDQIPLVEQVFSPSAEQAREAADILRRLEDAGSGVALDAEGRMIDEAVARQARRVLARRPSTT; encoded by the coding sequence GTGAGTGCGACCAGCCATCTCTACGTGCCGGGGAGCAAGCCCGAGCGGTTCCACAAGGCCGAGCAGGCGGTGGGCTCCGGTGCGGTGATCTTCGATCTCGAGGACGCGGTGGCGCCGCGTGACAAGGCCGCCGCCCGACAGTACGTCGCAGAGCATCTCTCACGCCCGCGACCGTCGGGACCGGCCGCGCCGCTGGCCTGGGTACGCCTCAACGCCGACGAGCGTCTCGAAGCCGACCTCGAGGCCGTTGTCGGTGCCGGCCTCAGCGGCGTGATCCCGGCCAAGACCTGCTCCCGCGAGGAGCTGGACCGGCTCGACGAGCTGCTGACGGCCGCGGAGGCCGAGCGTGGCCTGGCCCGCGGCCGCACCGCCGTCGCGCCGCTGATCGAGTCCGGGCTCGGGCTGGCCAACGCCGTCGACATCGCTCACGGGCCGCGTGTGACGACCCTGCATCTGGGCGAGATCGACCTCGCCGCGGATCTCGGCCTCGAGCCCGGTCCGGACGAGACCGAACTGCTCTTCGCACGCAGCCAGGTCGTCGTCGCCTGCAGCGCTGCCGGGATCACCAGCCCGGTGGCGCCGGTATCGGCCAACTTCCGGGACCTCGCCGGGTTCACCGCCTCGACGCGCGCCCTGCGCCGCCTCGGGTTCTTCGGCCGAGCCTGTATCCACCCCGACCAGATTCCGCTCGTCGAGCAGGTCTTCAGCCCCAGCGCCGAGCAGGCCCGCGAGGCGGCCGACATCCTGCGCCGACTCGAGGACGCCGGTTCCGGGGTCGCACTCGACGCCGAGGGCCGCATGATCGACGAGGCCGTCGCCCGCCAGGCGCGCCGCGTCCTCGCCCGCCGCCCGTCGACCACCTGA
- a CDS encoding crotonase/enoyl-CoA hydratase family protein produces the protein MTTTTPETTSPAALTEVRDGIMIITLNRPEARNAVNEEMCLVVGDALTQAEHDPAVRVVVLTGAGDKAFCAGADLKALSRGERIIPEGREAWGLAGYVGHAISKPTIAAVNGPALGGGTELVLASDLTVSAETASFGLPEVKRGLIAGAGGAFRLIEKLPQAVAMELLLTGDPISAQQALDLHLINRVVPADQVLAAALELATTIAGNAPLAVQAHKQIALRQTPEGERPGEQAGWEATSRLLPMIAFSEDAKEGPRAFAEKRPPVWQGR, from the coding sequence ATGACGACGACCACACCCGAGACCACGTCGCCCGCGGCCCTGACCGAGGTGCGCGACGGCATCATGATCATCACTCTCAACCGGCCGGAGGCACGCAACGCCGTCAACGAGGAGATGTGCCTCGTGGTCGGTGACGCCCTGACGCAGGCCGAGCACGACCCGGCCGTCCGGGTCGTTGTGCTCACCGGAGCGGGCGACAAGGCGTTCTGCGCCGGGGCCGACCTCAAGGCGCTCAGCCGCGGCGAGCGGATCATCCCCGAGGGCCGCGAGGCCTGGGGTCTGGCCGGCTATGTCGGCCACGCGATCAGCAAGCCGACGATCGCAGCCGTCAACGGTCCCGCCCTCGGCGGCGGCACCGAGCTGGTGCTGGCCAGCGACCTCACCGTCTCGGCCGAGACCGCCTCCTTCGGCCTGCCGGAGGTCAAGCGCGGCCTGATCGCCGGCGCCGGCGGCGCCTTCCGGCTCATCGAGAAGCTGCCGCAGGCCGTCGCGATGGAGCTGCTGCTGACCGGCGACCCGATCAGCGCCCAGCAGGCCCTCGATCTCCATCTGATCAACCGGGTCGTCCCCGCCGACCAGGTCCTCGCCGCCGCGCTGGAGCTGGCCACGACCATCGCCGGCAACGCTCCGCTGGCAGTGCAGGCGCATAAGCAGATCGCCCTGCGGCAGACGCCTGAGGGCGAGCGGCCCGGCGAACAGGCGGGCTGGGAGGCCACCAGCCGGCTGCTGCCGATGATCGCCTTCTCCGAGGACGCCAAAGAGGGCCCACGCGCCTTCGCCGAGAAGCGCCCGCCGGTGTGGCAGGGCCGCTGA
- a CDS encoding acyl-CoA dehydrogenase family protein, with protein MSNLSPEESYLVQTVRDFVNREVKPTVREVEHANEYPEKWIDQMKQIGIFGLSIGEEYGGGPVSTPCYVQVTEELARGWMSLAGAMGGHTVVAKLIGLFGTEEQKRRYLPPMATGELRATMALTEPGGGSDLQAMTTTARRDGDDLVISGAKTWISNARRSGLIALLCKTDPQATPRHRGISIVLVEHGPGLVVSRDLPKLGYKGVESCELSFDGYRIPATAVLGGTEGKGFGQMMKGLETGRIQVASRALGVAAAALEDSLAYAQQRQTFGKPIHQHQSIGNYLADMATKLTAARQLTRYAAERADAGERCDMEAGMAKLFASEVAMEIALTAVRIHGGYGYSTEYDVERYFRDAPLMIVGEGTNEIQRNVIASQLVARGGL; from the coding sequence ATGAGCAATCTCAGTCCGGAAGAGTCCTATCTGGTGCAGACAGTGCGCGACTTCGTCAACCGCGAGGTGAAGCCGACGGTTCGCGAGGTCGAGCATGCCAACGAGTATCCAGAGAAGTGGATCGATCAGATGAAGCAGATCGGGATCTTCGGGCTGTCGATCGGCGAGGAGTACGGCGGCGGTCCGGTGTCGACGCCGTGCTACGTCCAGGTCACCGAGGAGCTCGCCCGGGGCTGGATGAGCCTGGCCGGCGCGATGGGCGGGCACACGGTCGTCGCCAAGCTGATCGGCCTGTTCGGCACCGAGGAGCAGAAGCGGCGCTACCTCCCGCCGATGGCGACCGGCGAACTGCGCGCCACGATGGCGCTGACCGAGCCGGGCGGGGGTTCCGACCTCCAGGCGATGACGACGACCGCCCGTCGTGACGGTGACGACCTGGTGATCAGCGGCGCCAAGACCTGGATCAGCAACGCGCGCCGTTCCGGGCTGATCGCGCTGCTGTGCAAGACCGACCCGCAGGCGACACCGCGTCACCGGGGCATCTCGATCGTCCTGGTCGAGCACGGGCCCGGGTTGGTCGTCTCGCGCGATCTCCCCAAGCTCGGCTACAAGGGCGTGGAGTCGTGCGAGCTCTCCTTCGACGGCTACCGGATCCCGGCCACCGCCGTGCTCGGCGGGACCGAGGGCAAGGGCTTCGGCCAGATGATGAAGGGCCTGGAGACCGGTCGTATCCAGGTCGCCTCCCGTGCACTCGGCGTCGCTGCGGCGGCCCTCGAGGACTCCTTGGCCTACGCCCAGCAGCGCCAGACTTTCGGCAAGCCGATCCACCAGCACCAGTCGATCGGCAACTACCTCGCCGACATGGCGACCAAGCTGACCGCCGCCCGCCAGCTCACCCGATACGCCGCGGAGCGCGCGGACGCGGGGGAGCGCTGCGACATGGAGGCCGGAATGGCGAAGCTGTTCGCCTCGGAGGTGGCGATGGAGATCGCCCTCACCGCGGTCAGGATCCACGGCGGCTACGGCTACTCGACCGAGTACGACGTCGAGCGCTACTTCCGCGACGCGCCGCTCATGATCGTGGGGGAGGGCACCAACGAGATCCAGCGCAACGTGATCGCCAGCCAGCTTGTGGCACGCGGCGGGCTCTGA
- a CDS encoding MaoC family dehydratase codes for MSRSVGGPYFDELAVGMSFETAPAVTLTDGLATSHRAILGDRLRLPLDHELSRAVTGSTSPVASPSLVWDVAIGQSTLATHHVKANLFYRGLRFHRFPHLGDTLATRTEVVGLRENTPKPDRAPTGLAALRMTTTDQRGATVLDFHRCAMLPLSPAPAAGRRIHDQDLADIGVADGTDAWLAPDGWDLGEFRARVPSPRTTGELVGESFMTSGDVVSSAPELARLTLNIAAVHHDERVGGSRLVYGGHTIGLALAQLTRALPNLVTVLGWKSCDHTGPVHEGDTVTSRIEVLSSTALTQGTAVGLRSVVTAHAPGGDAREVLDWRYTALVA; via the coding sequence ATGTCGAGATCCGTGGGCGGACCCTACTTCGACGAGCTCGCCGTGGGCATGAGCTTCGAGACCGCGCCGGCGGTGACACTGACCGACGGACTCGCCACCAGCCACCGGGCGATCCTCGGCGACCGGCTGCGCCTCCCCCTGGACCACGAGCTCTCCCGTGCGGTCACCGGATCCACCAGCCCGGTCGCCAGCCCGAGCCTGGTCTGGGACGTCGCGATCGGGCAGTCGACACTGGCCACGCACCACGTCAAGGCGAACCTTTTCTACCGCGGTCTGCGGTTCCACCGCTTCCCCCACCTCGGCGACACCCTGGCGACCCGGACCGAGGTGGTCGGCCTGCGCGAGAACACGCCGAAGCCCGACCGGGCGCCGACCGGGCTCGCAGCGCTGCGCATGACCACGACCGATCAGCGCGGCGCGACGGTGCTCGACTTCCACCGCTGCGCCATGCTGCCCCTGAGCCCCGCCCCCGCCGCGGGCAGGCGCATCCATGACCAAGACCTCGCCGATATCGGGGTCGCCGACGGGACCGATGCATGGCTCGCCCCCGACGGCTGGGACCTGGGGGAGTTCCGCGCACGCGTCCCCAGCCCCCGCACCACCGGCGAGCTCGTCGGAGAGTCGTTCATGACATCGGGCGACGTCGTCTCCTCGGCACCCGAGCTGGCCCGGCTGACCCTGAACATCGCCGCCGTCCACCACGACGAGCGGGTCGGCGGGTCACGGCTTGTGTACGGCGGGCACACCATCGGACTCGCCCTCGCGCAGCTCACCCGGGCGCTGCCAAACCTGGTCACAGTGCTCGGCTGGAAGTCCTGCGACCACACCGGCCCGGTCCACGAGGGCGACACCGTGACCAGCCGGATCGAGGTGCTCTCCTCGACGGCACTCACGCAGGGCACAGCCGTTGGACTGCGCTCGGTCGTCACGGCACACGCGCCCGGCGGCGATGCCCGCGAGGTGCTCGACTGGCGCTACACGGCCCTCGTCGCCTGA
- a CDS encoding ABC transporter substrate-binding protein, producing MHVSRSGLRRSLALTLPVALALTITACGSSDSTGEASSAAFDTAALGTPNKATGSPVTIGVISEGKGQAVDQSDEFRGAQAAAAYANEYLGGIGGHKVEVKVCEVRQDPAMATDCANQMVTAGVSAVVEGTLAEVDQTIEVLTPAGIPIIAASGSTKAALTTPGYFSLFNSLSYFGVPAADGKEQGVSKAVMVVVGVPGAEGPARDVGTLLYKNAGIDLEVSAIPPGTADMTPQITAASADEPGLYHVFGNESFCTPAIQAIKAVDPDAAITAIAQCLSAAGAKSIPGGYEGVHVVTTSDLDPEAEDTKLFQAVVGKYGDGAKESVITGSGYSPMLGMINALNAAKITDVSAKGVTAAMKSAPATNYPLGAGATFTCDGKQMPISPNVCSSDGIIASATADGKLEDYQLVPSDPELYSPAS from the coding sequence ATGCACGTTTCCAGATCCGGCCTCCGCCGATCCTTGGCCCTCACGCTCCCGGTCGCCCTCGCACTGACGATCACCGCGTGCGGGTCGAGCGACAGCACCGGCGAAGCAAGCTCGGCAGCCTTCGACACAGCAGCCCTCGGGACCCCCAACAAGGCGACCGGCTCCCCCGTCACCATCGGCGTCATCAGCGAAGGCAAGGGCCAGGCCGTCGACCAGAGCGACGAGTTCCGCGGCGCCCAGGCAGCCGCGGCGTACGCCAATGAGTATCTCGGCGGGATCGGCGGTCACAAGGTCGAGGTCAAGGTGTGCGAGGTGCGTCAGGACCCCGCGATGGCCACCGACTGCGCCAACCAGATGGTGACCGCGGGCGTCTCCGCCGTCGTCGAGGGCACCTTGGCGGAGGTCGACCAGACGATCGAGGTCCTCACCCCTGCCGGGATCCCGATCATCGCCGCGAGCGGAAGCACCAAGGCAGCGCTGACCACGCCGGGCTACTTCTCGTTGTTCAACAGCCTCTCCTACTTCGGCGTCCCGGCCGCCGACGGCAAGGAGCAAGGCGTCTCCAAGGCCGTCATGGTCGTCGTCGGCGTCCCCGGCGCCGAGGGTCCGGCCCGCGACGTCGGCACGCTTCTCTACAAGAACGCCGGCATCGACCTCGAGGTCTCCGCGATCCCGCCCGGCACCGCGGACATGACGCCGCAGATCACCGCGGCCAGCGCCGACGAGCCGGGCCTCTACCACGTCTTCGGCAACGAGAGCTTCTGCACGCCGGCGATTCAGGCCATCAAGGCCGTCGACCCCGACGCCGCCATCACGGCGATCGCCCAGTGCCTCTCGGCCGCGGGCGCCAAGTCCATCCCCGGCGGCTACGAGGGCGTCCACGTGGTGACCACCTCGGACCTCGACCCGGAAGCCGAGGACACCAAGCTCTTCCAGGCAGTCGTCGGCAAGTACGGCGACGGCGCGAAGGAGTCGGTCATCACCGGCTCGGGCTACTCGCCGATGCTGGGAATGATCAATGCGCTCAACGCCGCCAAGATCACCGACGTGAGCGCCAAGGGCGTCACCGCCGCCATGAAGTCGGCGCCCGCGACGAACTACCCGCTGGGTGCCGGCGCGACCTTCACCTGCGACGGCAAGCAGATGCCGATCTCGCCGAACGTGTGCAGCTCCGACGGCATCATCGCCTCAGCGACGGCTGACGGGAAGCTCGAGGACTACCAGCTGGTCCCCTCCGACCCGGAGCTCTACAGCCCCGCGAGCTGA